A single genomic interval of Pseudomonadota bacterium harbors:
- a CDS encoding efflux transporter outer membrane subunit — protein sequence MNKKNTIDICIALLIFMISITGCAVGPNYKPIETTLPATWAGPAPKTDNMPENKIVSWWNSFNDPVLVSLVERAIESNLDVKQAQARIRQARAARGVSGAGFGPVLNAVSSYRRSHSPQSAAANDGITSSQYQAGFDSAWELDIFGGVRRSVEAADADLQAAVEGRRDVLVTLAAEVAVNYIDLRALQQRLIIARNNLAAQQHTAGLTHKRLSAGFASSLDAANADAQVATTSAHIPQLESSIEQAKYSLSLLIAREPSALLTELNTSSNIPAASSPDVPVGVPSDLLRRRPDIRRAEAQIHAATARIGVATADLFPKFTISGSVGFQNDEFKSWIDRVNRFWSFGPSVSWQIFNTGKTISNIELQKALQEQSAISYKQTILTALQEVDNALISSAKEDERKKALYDAVTANKKAVALAKQLYVHGQSNFLDVLLAQRSLYASEDSLIQSSRTVSINLVALYKALGGGWE from the coding sequence ATGAATAAAAAAAATACGATTGATATATGCATTGCTTTACTCATTTTTATGATTAGTATAACCGGTTGTGCTGTTGGCCCAAATTATAAGCCGATTGAGACAACTCTTCCAGCCACTTGGGCAGGGCCTGCTCCAAAGACAGATAATATGCCCGAAAACAAGATAGTTTCATGGTGGAATTCTTTCAATGACCCTGTACTTGTTTCTCTGGTGGAAAGAGCTATAGAGTCTAATCTTGATGTAAAGCAGGCTCAAGCCCGCATCCGGCAGGCCAGAGCAGCAAGAGGAGTATCAGGCGCAGGATTCGGCCCTGTTCTAAATGCAGTAAGTTCATATAGGCGCAGCCACTCACCGCAATCAGCAGCAGCAAATGATGGTATAACTTCAAGCCAGTATCAGGCAGGTTTTGATTCGGCCTGGGAACTGGATATCTTTGGAGGAGTTCGCCGAAGCGTTGAAGCAGCCGATGCTGATCTCCAGGCTGCTGTTGAAGGGCGAAGGGATGTGCTGGTGACTTTGGCGGCTGAAGTTGCCGTAAACTATATTGATCTAAGGGCATTACAGCAGCGCCTCATTATTGCACGCAATAATCTTGCTGCCCAGCAGCATACAGCCGGTTTGACGCATAAAAGACTTTCAGCCGGTTTTGCAAGCAGCCTTGATGCAGCAAACGCCGATGCTCAGGTAGCAACAACATCGGCTCATATTCCGCAACTGGAGTCTTCTATCGAGCAGGCGAAATACAGTTTAAGCCTGCTTATCGCTCGTGAGCCGTCAGCTTTGCTGACAGAGCTTAATACTTCTTCGAATATACCTGCTGCCTCTTCACCTGATGTGCCAGTCGGAGTTCCGTCAGATCTTTTAAGAAGACGCCCGGATATTCGAAGAGCTGAAGCACAAATTCATGCTGCAACTGCACGCATCGGAGTTGCTACCGCCGATCTTTTCCCGAAGTTTACTATTTCAGGTTCTGTGGGATTTCAAAATGATGAATTCAAATCATGGATAGACAGGGTCAACCGTTTCTGGTCGTTCGGGCCTTCGGTAAGCTGGCAGATTTTCAATACAGGCAAAACAATATCCAATATTGAACTTCAAAAGGCTTTGCAGGAACAATCTGCAATTTCTTACAAGCAAACAATCCTGACAGCACTACAGGAAGTAGACAATGCTCTTATCTCCTCGGCAAAAGAAGATGAGCGAAAAAAAGCTCTTTATGATGCAGTTACCGCAAACAAAAAGGCCGTGGCTCTTGCCAAGCAGCTTTATGTCCACGGCCAGAGTAATTTTCTGGATGTACTTTTAGCCCAGCGTTCCCTTTACGCTTCGGAAGATTCTCTTATCCAAAGCTCACGCACCGTATCAATAAATCTCGTTGCTCTATATAAGGCTCTCGGTGGTGGATGGGAATAA
- a CDS encoding sulfide-dependent adenosine diphosphate thiazole synthase, protein MALDEVIITQAIIERYYKKLMDNLETDVAIVGGGPSGLIAGYFLAKAGKKVVLYERKLSIGGGMWGGGMLFNEIVVQKSAVHLLEEFNIRYKNFKEDYYTADSIEAITSLTAGAIRAGLTVFNCISVEDVMMRPEEIVGLVINWSPVEMAGLHVDPLTVRTKFVVDATGHATEVVKVVVKKVPGKLWTPNGVIEGEKSMWADKAENLTLENTKEIFPGLYVAGMAANATFGGPRMGPIFGGMLLSGEKVAKELIQRL, encoded by the coding sequence ATGGCATTGGATGAAGTTATAATAACTCAGGCTATCATAGAGCGATATTATAAAAAACTTATGGATAACCTTGAAACCGATGTTGCGATTGTCGGTGGCGGACCATCAGGTTTAATCGCAGGTTATTTTCTTGCAAAAGCCGGAAAGAAAGTGGTGCTGTATGAGAGAAAACTCAGCATAGGCGGCGGTATGTGGGGTGGCGGTATGCTGTTTAACGAGATTGTTGTTCAAAAAAGCGCCGTTCATCTGCTTGAAGAATTTAATATTCGTTATAAAAATTTTAAGGAAGACTACTATACTGCCGATTCGATTGAGGCAATTACTTCCTTAACCGCAGGAGCCATTCGCGCAGGCCTTACAGTATTTAACTGTATTTCCGTTGAAGATGTAATGATGCGCCCGGAAGAAATCGTAGGACTTGTTATAAACTGGTCTCCTGTTGAAATGGCCGGATTACACGTGGACCCGCTTACCGTAAGAACGAAATTTGTTGTTGATGCCACAGGACATGCAACCGAAGTGGTTAAGGTGGTAGTAAAAAAGGTTCCTGGAAAACTTTGGACACCAAACGGCGTGATTGAAGGCGAAAAATCCATGTGGGCGGACAAAGCTGAAAATCTTACGCTTGAAAATACAAAGGAAATTTTTCCCGGATTATATGTTGCCGGTATGGCAGCAAATGCAACTTTTGGCGGCCCCCGTATGGGCCCGATTTTCGGCGGTATGCTTCTTTCAGGCGAAAAAGTGGCTAAAGAACTTATCCAACGATTGTAA
- a CDS encoding DNA polymerase IV: MILHIDMDAFFASVEQLDDRTLTGKSVVVGGLSGRGVVAAANYEARKYGVRSAMPMYLARQKCPQAVFLSPRKSRYSEISKKIMALLETFSPLVEPVSIDEAYVDISGCERLYGSPKHIGLTIKQKIKDNICLSCSIGIAPNKFLAKIASDMDKPDGLTLIDPADAVRFAETIPIDKVPGVGKVTQKELENIGVKLLGDIKKYPKDMLIKKFGKFGQRLIELSSGHDDSPVVVCAQSKSISTETTLDQDTGEKMLLKKYLLNQAEDVGKQLRSLDLRAKTIVLKIKHADFSQVTRNNTINTPTQSSQIIFKEAYNLLKAYEIKTKIRLIGIGATNLISASNPVQIDIFETNAGNCSKWEKVDKTVDDIKKKFGEKIVIKKTIL, encoded by the coding sequence ATGATTCTTCATATTGATATGGATGCTTTTTTTGCTTCTGTTGAGCAGCTTGATGACCGGACACTCACCGGCAAAAGCGTTGTTGTCGGTGGCTTATCCGGAAGGGGAGTCGTTGCTGCGGCAAATTATGAGGCAAGAAAATATGGGGTTCGTTCTGCAATGCCCATGTACCTTGCAAGACAAAAATGCCCTCAGGCTGTATTTCTCAGTCCCCGGAAAAGCAGATATTCTGAAATTTCAAAAAAAATAATGGCACTGCTCGAAACATTTTCTCCGCTTGTCGAGCCTGTTTCAATTGATGAAGCATATGTGGATATTAGCGGCTGCGAAAGATTGTATGGCAGCCCAAAGCATATAGGCTTAACCATAAAACAGAAGATAAAAGACAATATCTGTCTTAGTTGCTCTATCGGTATAGCTCCTAACAAATTTCTTGCAAAAATTGCTTCTGATATGGATAAGCCAGATGGCTTAACTTTAATAGATCCAGCTGATGCAGTCAGGTTCGCAGAAACCATACCGATAGATAAAGTGCCGGGAGTCGGCAAGGTAACACAAAAAGAACTTGAAAATATCGGAGTTAAACTGCTTGGTGATATAAAAAAATATCCAAAAGATATGCTGATAAAAAAATTCGGCAAATTTGGCCAAAGGTTGATAGAGTTATCATCGGGCCATGACGATTCTCCGGTTGTAGTTTGTGCCCAAAGCAAATCCATAAGCACTGAAACAACTCTGGATCAGGACACTGGTGAAAAAATGCTATTGAAGAAATATCTTTTAAATCAGGCCGAAGATGTCGGAAAGCAGTTAAGAAGTCTTGATCTTAGAGCAAAAACAATTGTGCTTAAAATTAAACATGCCGATTTTAGCCAGGTTACAAGAAATAATACTATTAATACACCAACTCAATCTTCACAAATTATATTTAAAGAAGCCTATAATCTTTTAAAAGCCTATGAAATTAAAACAAAGATCAGACTTATCGGCATAGGGGCTACCAATCTTATATCTGCTTCGAATCCGGTCCAGATTGATATTTTCGAAACTAATGCCGGAAATTGCAGCAAATGGGAAAAAGTGGATAAAACAGTTGATGACATCAAAAAGAAATTTGGGGAAAAGATAGTAATAAAAAAAACTATATTATAA